The following are encoded in a window of Cryobacterium sp. CG_9.6 genomic DNA:
- the fdxA gene encoding ferredoxin: protein MTYVIALPCVDVKDRACIDECPVDCIYEGERSLYIHPDECVDCGACEPVCPVEAIYYEDDLPEQWADYYKANVEFFDDIGSPGGAAKVGVIAKDHPVISVLPPQVQH from the coding sequence GTGACGTATGTGATTGCTCTACCGTGCGTCGATGTTAAAGACCGTGCCTGCATTGATGAGTGCCCGGTGGACTGCATCTACGAGGGCGAGCGATCGCTCTACATTCACCCCGACGAGTGTGTCGACTGCGGAGCCTGCGAACCGGTGTGCCCCGTTGAGGCCATCTACTACGAGGACGATCTGCCTGAGCAGTGGGCCGACTACTACAAGGCCAACGTGGAATTCTTCGACGACATCGGTTCCCCCGGTGGTGCGGCCAAGGTGGGCGTGATTGCGAAGGATCACCCCGTGATCTCTGTTCTTCCTCCTCAGGTTCAGCACTAA
- the dapC gene encoding succinyldiaminopimelate transaminase, with protein sequence MLTTLPDYPWDLMVPFAARARAHADGIVDLSIGSPADATPEVIRQALAAATDAHAYPQTAGTPELQRAIASWYERRRGVLNLSEKNVLPTIGSKELVALMPFMVGLGEGDTIVHPRAAYPTYAIGAAIAGANALASDDPGEWPDTTKLVWLNSPGNPDGRVLSVAELRAAVLRARELGALIVSDECYAELGWDAPWDTEPIPSILDPRVIDGSLTNVIAIYSLSKQSNMAGYRAAFAAGDPDVLARLLTVRKHAGLMLPAPLQAAMIAALGDDEHVAVQRERYRARRSVLRPALEQAGFRIDHSEAGLYLWATEGRDAWDSIARLADQGILAGPGPFYGDFFAQHVRFSLTAPDERIAAAAARLNP encoded by the coding sequence GTGCTCACCACGCTGCCCGACTACCCGTGGGACCTGATGGTTCCCTTTGCCGCGCGGGCTCGTGCTCACGCCGACGGCATCGTCGACCTCTCGATTGGTTCCCCGGCGGACGCGACCCCGGAGGTCATCCGCCAGGCGCTGGCCGCCGCAACGGATGCCCACGCGTACCCGCAAACCGCTGGCACCCCGGAACTGCAGCGCGCGATCGCATCCTGGTACGAGCGCCGTCGCGGTGTGCTGAATCTGAGCGAGAAGAATGTTTTGCCGACGATCGGTTCGAAGGAACTGGTCGCGCTGATGCCCTTCATGGTGGGGCTGGGTGAGGGAGACACGATCGTGCACCCTCGTGCCGCTTATCCCACCTACGCCATTGGTGCCGCCATTGCCGGAGCCAACGCGTTGGCCTCCGACGATCCGGGGGAGTGGCCGGACACCACAAAACTCGTGTGGCTGAACAGCCCGGGAAACCCGGACGGTCGGGTGTTGAGCGTGGCCGAACTGCGTGCCGCCGTGCTGCGCGCCCGCGAGCTCGGTGCTCTCATCGTGAGTGATGAGTGCTACGCCGAACTCGGCTGGGACGCGCCGTGGGACACCGAACCGATCCCGAGCATCCTTGACCCTCGAGTGATCGACGGCTCCCTCACCAACGTGATCGCCATCTACTCGCTGAGCAAGCAGTCGAATATGGCGGGGTACCGTGCGGCCTTCGCTGCGGGTGACCCCGACGTACTCGCCCGCCTGCTCACCGTGCGCAAGCATGCCGGACTCATGCTGCCGGCGCCCCTGCAAGCCGCCATGATCGCCGCGCTCGGCGACGATGAGCACGTGGCCGTGCAGCGGGAGCGCTACCGTGCCCGACGGTCCGTGCTTCGTCCAGCGCTCGAACAGGCGGGCTTTCGCATCGACCACAGCGAGGCGGGTCTCTATCTCTGGGCAACCGAGGGTCGAGACGCCTGGGACTCCATTGCTCGATTGGCCGATCAGGGTATTCTCGCCGGCCCCGGTCCGTTCTATGGGGACTTCTTTGCCCAGCACGTGCGCTTCTCTCTGACCGCACCGGACGAGCGGATTGCGGCCGCCGCAGCACGGCTGAACCCGTAA
- a CDS encoding citrate synthase, translated as MSSETEQKSAEPQTATLTYPGGTAEFPIVKSIDGPSSIDISTLTKKTSLTTIDYGFVNTAATRSAITYIDGDQGILRYRGYPIEQIAKNSSFLETAWLLIYGELPTQLELENFDDRIRRHTLLHEDMRRFFDSLPHKAHPMSVLASGVSALSTFYQDSLDPKDPEQVEISTIRLLAKLPVMAAYAHKKSVGQAFLYPDNSLSFVDNFLRLNFGNMAEPYVVNPVVSQALERLLMLHEDHEQNASTSTVRLVGSTNANLFASVSSGINALFGPLHGGANEAVLTMLGDIKASGEGVEKYVERVKNKEQGVKLMGFGHRVYKNFDPRATLVKESAHEVLAALGIKDDLLDIAQELENLALNDDYFKERKLYPNVDFYTGVIYKAMGFPTRMFTVLFAIGRLPGWVAHWREMNEDPSTKIGRPQQLYVGSAARDYPQR; from the coding sequence ATATCCAGCGAAACAGAGCAGAAGTCTGCTGAACCGCAGACGGCCACTCTGACGTACCCGGGGGGCACGGCCGAGTTTCCGATCGTGAAGAGTATCGATGGCCCGTCAAGCATCGATATCTCGACCCTCACGAAGAAGACTAGCCTCACCACCATCGACTATGGCTTCGTGAACACCGCAGCGACGCGGTCCGCGATCACCTACATCGACGGCGATCAGGGGATCCTGCGCTATCGCGGGTATCCGATCGAGCAGATCGCGAAGAACTCGAGCTTTCTCGAGACCGCCTGGCTGCTCATTTACGGCGAGCTGCCCACGCAACTCGAACTGGAAAACTTTGACGATCGCATCCGTCGTCACACCCTGCTGCACGAAGATATGCGCCGCTTCTTCGACTCGCTGCCGCACAAGGCCCACCCCATGAGCGTGCTGGCGTCGGGCGTGTCGGCGCTGTCGACGTTCTACCAGGACTCGCTTGACCCCAAGGACCCGGAGCAGGTGGAGATTTCCACCATCCGCTTGCTGGCCAAGCTTCCGGTGATGGCCGCGTACGCCCACAAGAAGAGCGTGGGTCAGGCTTTTCTCTACCCCGACAACTCCCTGAGCTTCGTCGATAATTTTCTGCGACTCAACTTTGGCAACATGGCCGAGCCGTATGTCGTCAACCCGGTGGTGAGCCAGGCGCTTGAACGTCTGCTGATGCTGCACGAAGACCACGAGCAGAACGCGTCCACCTCCACCGTGCGCCTCGTGGGCTCCACAAACGCCAACCTGTTTGCTTCGGTCTCCTCCGGCATCAACGCTCTCTTCGGCCCGCTGCACGGCGGAGCCAACGAGGCCGTGCTGACGATGCTCGGTGATATCAAGGCCTCCGGTGAGGGTGTGGAAAAGTACGTTGAGCGGGTGAAGAACAAGGAGCAGGGCGTGAAGCTCATGGGCTTCGGTCACCGCGTGTACAAGAACTTCGACCCGCGTGCCACTCTCGTGAAGGAGAGCGCCCACGAGGTGCTGGCCGCCCTGGGGATCAAGGACGACCTTCTCGACATTGCGCAGGAACTCGAGAACCTCGCGCTCAACGACGACTACTTCAAGGAACGCAAGCTCTACCCCAACGTGGACTTCTACACCGGCGTCATCTACAAGGCCATGGGCTTCCCCACGCGCATGTTCACGGTGCTGTTTGCCATCGGGCGTCTGCCCGGCTGGGTGGCGCACTGGCGCGAGATGAACGAGGATCCGTCCACCAAGATCGGCCGCCCGCAGCAGCTGTACGTGGGCTCCGCCGCCCGCGACTACCCGCAGCGCTAG
- a CDS encoding penicillin acylase family protein, with product MGTDAPRSTRHRRLRRLFAGLGVLLTVMLVVAGLGVWTVTRSFPTLSGEVAIAGLQEPVTVLRDEAGIPQITASTASDLFMAEGYVHAQDRFWEMDFRRHVTAGRLSELFGESQVGTDTFVRTLGWRAVAEAEVALLDPETLGYFQSYADGVNAYLKTHRGADVAVEYAVLALQNPGYEPEPWTPADSVAWLKAMAWDLRSNLVDEIDRAQLATALDSTQISELYPAYPYDSHPTIVGGPPAATTAATTSTDTGAADAPATVFAASAGYASALASLQSSLESVPELLGPAGGDIGSNSWVVAGNLTDTGKPLLANDPHLGPALPSVWYQVGLRCSTVSAECPFDVAGYSFSGLPGVVIGHNARVAWGFTNLGPDVADLYLERVTGDTYEYDGAQKPLLVRSEKITVAGGPSVKITIRATEHGPIVSGLTGTEFPGIATDYPAAAGLAADPATVDPAVTTELSLQWTALTPGRTASAIFALNRATNWDTFRAAAANFDVPSQNLVYADVDGNIGYQAPGIIPIRVTGNGTVPVPGWTSQYGWSGYIPFDELPQVFNPPSGYIVAANNAAVGPDYPYLLTADWDRGYRADRITQHLTTLIDAGTPLTVNLMSEIQADNYSAIAAALVPALQAIAVTGQAADAQQLFEGWDFTVAADSAAAGYFNLVWHTLLSEVFDDTLPDGTEMTGSARSFAVVTQLLADPSSPWWTNKRLGTVNQAGMLKRVLEDAAAEGATRMGNDVSTWDWGRIHTLVLTNQSLGKSGVAPIEWLLNRGPYELGGGSSVVNAQGSDASVGFEVDWVPSMRQVISLGDFDQSTWINLTGASGHAFHRNYVDQTPLWQNHETRPWAFTPIALKTAATHTLQLTPTR from the coding sequence GTGGGCACCGACGCACCCCGCAGTACCCGGCACCGCCGACTGCGACGCCTGTTCGCGGGCCTGGGCGTGCTCCTCACCGTGATGCTCGTCGTGGCCGGGCTCGGAGTGTGGACGGTGACGCGCTCCTTTCCCACGCTGTCGGGCGAGGTGGCAATAGCCGGGTTGCAGGAACCGGTCACGGTGCTGCGGGACGAGGCCGGGATTCCCCAGATCACGGCGTCGACGGCGAGCGACCTGTTCATGGCCGAGGGGTACGTGCACGCGCAGGACCGGTTCTGGGAGATGGATTTTCGCCGGCACGTGACGGCTGGCCGGCTGTCGGAGCTGTTCGGGGAGAGCCAGGTGGGTACGGATACCTTTGTGCGCACGCTCGGCTGGCGCGCCGTGGCGGAGGCGGAGGTGGCACTGCTCGACCCGGAGACGCTCGGCTATTTTCAGTCCTACGCCGACGGGGTCAACGCCTACCTGAAGACGCACCGGGGAGCGGACGTGGCGGTGGAGTACGCGGTTCTGGCCCTGCAGAACCCGGGCTACGAACCGGAGCCGTGGACTCCGGCCGACTCCGTGGCCTGGCTCAAAGCCATGGCGTGGGACCTGCGCTCCAACCTCGTGGACGAGATCGACCGCGCTCAACTGGCCACGGCCCTCGATTCCACGCAAATCTCCGAGCTGTATCCGGCCTACCCCTACGACTCTCACCCCACCATCGTGGGCGGCCCACCGGCGGCCACCACGGCGGCCACCACATCGACCGACACCGGTGCAGCGGATGCGCCGGCAACCGTTTTCGCCGCCAGCGCCGGTTACGCCAGTGCCCTCGCGTCGCTGCAATCGTCGCTGGAATCGGTGCCGGAGCTGCTGGGGCCCGCCGGTGGTGACATCGGCTCCAACTCGTGGGTGGTGGCCGGAAACCTCACCGACACCGGCAAACCTCTGCTCGCCAACGACCCACACCTCGGGCCGGCCCTGCCCTCGGTGTGGTACCAGGTGGGGCTGCGCTGCAGCACGGTGAGTGCGGAGTGCCCCTTCGACGTGGCCGGGTACAGTTTTTCTGGGCTGCCGGGTGTGGTCATCGGGCATAATGCGCGTGTGGCCTGGGGCTTCACGAATCTTGGCCCCGATGTGGCCGACCTCTACCTGGAGCGGGTCACCGGCGACACCTACGAATACGACGGGGCGCAGAAACCACTGCTGGTGCGCAGCGAAAAGATCACGGTAGCCGGCGGCCCGTCCGTAAAAATCACCATTCGGGCCACCGAGCACGGGCCCATCGTGAGCGGACTAACCGGAACGGAATTCCCCGGCATCGCCACTGACTACCCCGCGGCGGCAGGGCTCGCCGCCGATCCGGCCACGGTTGATCCGGCCGTCACCACCGAGCTCTCGCTGCAGTGGACGGCCCTCACGCCGGGCCGCACAGCATCCGCTATTTTCGCCCTCAACCGGGCTACCAACTGGGACACCTTTCGCGCGGCCGCAGCGAACTTTGATGTTCCGTCGCAGAACCTCGTGTACGCCGACGTGGACGGCAACATTGGGTACCAGGCGCCCGGCATCATTCCCATTCGCGTCACCGGCAATGGCACCGTGCCGGTACCCGGGTGGACGAGCCAGTACGGCTGGAGCGGCTACATTCCCTTTGACGAGCTGCCTCAGGTGTTCAATCCCCCGAGCGGATACATTGTGGCCGCCAATAACGCGGCCGTCGGCCCCGACTACCCCTACCTCCTCACCGCCGATTGGGATCGGGGGTATCGGGCTGACCGCATCACACAGCACCTCACCACCCTGATCGACGCCGGAACGCCGCTCACGGTGAACCTCATGAGCGAGATTCAGGCCGACAACTACAGCGCCATTGCCGCGGCCCTCGTTCCGGCGCTGCAAGCGATTGCAGTCACGGGACAGGCCGCCGACGCACAGCAGCTCTTCGAGGGCTGGGACTTCACCGTGGCGGCCGACAGCGCGGCAGCCGGCTACTTCAACCTCGTGTGGCACACCCTACTCTCGGAGGTTTTCGACGACACCCTGCCGGACGGCACCGAAATGACCGGCAGTGCCCGCTCGTTTGCTGTCGTCACGCAGCTCCTCGCCGATCCCTCCTCACCGTGGTGGACCAACAAGCGCCTCGGCACGGTGAACCAGGCCGGCATGCTCAAGCGCGTGCTGGAGGACGCGGCAGCCGAGGGAGCCACGCGCATGGGGAACGACGTGTCTACCTGGGACTGGGGACGCATCCACACGTTGGTGCTCACGAATCAAAGCCTCGGAAAATCGGGCGTCGCGCCCATCGAGTGGCTGCTCAACCGCGGCCCCTACGAGCTCGGTGGCGGCTCCTCGGTGGTCAACGCTCAGGGCTCAGACGCCAGCGTGGGCTTCGAGGTGGACTGGGTACCGTCGATGCGGCAGGTGATCAGTCTCGGAGACTTCGACCAGTCCACGTGGATCAACCTCACCGGGGCATCCGGTCACGCGTTTCACCGCAACTACGTCGATCAGACGCCGCTGTGGCAAAACCACGAAACCCGGCCGTGGGCGTTCACGCCGATAGCACTGAAAACAGCCGCAACCCACACGCTGCAGCTCACCCCCACCCGGTAA
- the dapD gene encoding 2,3,4,5-tetrahydropyridine-2,6-dicarboxylate N-succinyltransferase, producing the protein MVTPESDSVSPAHAWGYGLATVTADGVVLDTWFPSPQLGELPANRDRWIVPAELCEAAGPDPRRAVRLEAVTVQIDLQSPPTETSDAYLRLHLLSHLLVAPNTINLDGIFGHLPSVVWTNAGPIAPADFERLRPQLQRAGISATGLDKFPPLLNYVVPTGVRIADASRVRLGAHLAPGTTVMHEGFVNFNAGTLGSSMVEGRISQGVVVSAGTDIGGGASIMGTLSGGGTQRVSIGARALLGANSGVGIAIGDDTVVEAGLYVTAGTKVVLVGEPHGTDGQPRTVKAVELSGVPNLLFRRNSVSGAVEVLARSGSGIVLNEALHA; encoded by the coding sequence ATGGTTACCCCCGAGTCAGATTCTGTGTCCCCCGCCCACGCCTGGGGCTATGGTCTTGCCACGGTCACCGCCGACGGAGTGGTGCTCGACACCTGGTTCCCGTCCCCTCAGCTCGGCGAGCTGCCGGCCAACCGTGACCGCTGGATTGTTCCGGCCGAGCTGTGCGAGGCCGCCGGCCCCGACCCGCGTCGCGCGGTGCGACTGGAGGCCGTCACGGTGCAGATCGATCTGCAGTCCCCGCCCACCGAAACGAGCGACGCCTACCTGCGCCTGCACCTGCTCTCGCATCTGCTCGTGGCTCCCAACACCATCAACCTCGACGGCATCTTTGGCCACCTACCCTCCGTGGTGTGGACCAACGCCGGCCCCATCGCCCCGGCCGACTTTGAGCGCCTGCGCCCCCAGCTGCAGCGCGCCGGAATCTCGGCCACCGGGCTCGACAAGTTTCCCCCGCTGCTCAACTATGTCGTTCCGACCGGAGTGCGCATAGCGGATGCCTCCCGCGTGCGTCTCGGCGCCCACCTCGCGCCCGGCACCACGGTGATGCACGAAGGTTTCGTCAACTTCAACGCCGGCACCCTCGGCTCCTCCATGGTGGAGGGCCGCATCTCCCAGGGCGTCGTCGTGAGCGCCGGCACCGACATCGGCGGCGGCGCATCCATTATGGGGACCCTCTCCGGTGGTGGAACCCAGCGCGTCTCGATCGGCGCCCGGGCGCTGCTCGGCGCGAACTCGGGTGTGGGTATTGCCATCGGCGATGACACGGTCGTGGAGGCCGGCCTCTACGTGACGGCCGGCACCAAGGTTGTTCTCGTGGGCGAACCGCACGGCACCGACGGGCAGCCGCGCACGGTGAAGGCCGTCGAGCTCAGCGGCGTGCCGAACCTGCTCTTTCGCCGCAATTCCGTGTCCGGTGCCGTTGAGGTACTGGCCCGCAGTGGTTCCGGCATCGTGCTGAACGAAGCCCTGCACGCCTGA
- the dapE gene encoding succinyl-diaminopimelate desuccinylase — MTSTPSNPVSTAVILDLTGSSIALTQQICDIESVSGNETALADAIQLALTGFEHLEIIRDGDTVVARTNLGRDQRVVIAGHIDTVPLNNNLSTRFETIDGVDYLWGRGTVDMKAGVAVQLKLAAELVEPGVDVTWMWYDHEEVADALNGLGRLARNRPDLFVGDFAILGEPTNSRIEGGCNGNLRVEVRTFGLRAHSARAWVGENAIHKAAPILALLAAYEPRQVEVEGLVYREGLNAVGISGGIAGNVIPDECMVHVNYRFAPSRTADEAEEHLRDLFAGYDVTVVDRAEGARPGLDAPLAQQFLHAVGGEAMPKYGWTDVARFSALGVPAVNYGPGDPLKAHADDERVAVDQITACETGLRSWLNASVR, encoded by the coding sequence GTGACTTCAACGCCTTCGAATCCTGTGTCAACCGCCGTAATCCTTGACCTCACGGGCTCAAGCATCGCGCTCACCCAGCAGATCTGCGACATCGAGTCGGTGTCCGGCAACGAGACGGCGCTCGCCGACGCGATCCAACTCGCTCTGACCGGTTTCGAGCACCTGGAAATTATTCGGGACGGCGACACCGTTGTAGCCCGCACGAACCTCGGCCGCGACCAGCGGGTGGTGATTGCCGGCCACATCGACACCGTGCCGCTCAACAACAACCTCTCCACCCGGTTCGAGACGATCGACGGCGTGGACTACCTCTGGGGCCGCGGCACCGTTGATATGAAGGCCGGCGTGGCCGTGCAGCTGAAGCTCGCCGCCGAGCTCGTGGAGCCCGGAGTCGACGTGACATGGATGTGGTACGACCACGAGGAAGTGGCCGATGCGCTCAACGGCCTCGGCCGGCTGGCCCGCAACCGCCCCGATCTCTTCGTGGGAGACTTCGCCATTCTGGGTGAACCCACCAACAGCCGGATCGAGGGCGGCTGTAACGGCAACCTGCGCGTGGAGGTGCGCACCTTTGGGCTGCGCGCCCACTCCGCACGCGCCTGGGTGGGCGAAAACGCCATCCACAAGGCCGCGCCCATCCTCGCCCTGCTGGCCGCGTATGAGCCGCGCCAGGTGGAGGTTGAGGGGCTCGTCTATCGTGAAGGGCTCAACGCCGTGGGTATCAGCGGCGGCATCGCCGGCAACGTGATTCCCGACGAGTGCATGGTGCACGTCAACTACCGGTTTGCGCCCAGCCGCACCGCCGACGAGGCCGAGGAGCACCTGCGCGACCTCTTCGCCGGCTACGACGTGACCGTCGTCGACCGTGCCGAGGGCGCGCGTCCGGGGCTTGATGCCCCGCTCGCGCAGCAGTTTCTCCACGCCGTTGGAGGCGAGGCCATGCCCAAGTATGGCTGGACCGACGTGGCCCGCTTTTCCGCACTCGGCGTTCCCGCCGTCAACTACGGCCCGGGTGACCCGCTCAAGGCGCACGCCGACGACGAGCGGGTGGCCGTGGACCAGATCACCGCCTGCGAAACGGGCCTGCGTTCGTGGCTGAACGCATCCGTTCGCTGA
- a CDS encoding DUF3117 domain-containing protein — protein sequence MAAMKPRTGDGPMEAVKEGRLIIVRVPLEGGGRLVVSVNDAEAKELHDALAGVVSAVK from the coding sequence ATGGCTGCCATGAAGCCACGGACCGGAGACGGGCCAATGGAGGCTGTAAAGGAGGGACGCCTCATCATCGTGCGTGTTCCGCTCGAAGGTGGAGGCCGACTTGTCGTCTCTGTGAACGACGCCGAGGCCAAGGAACTTCACGACGCACTCGCCGGTGTCGTCAGTGCGGTCAAATAA
- a CDS encoding class I SAM-dependent methyltransferase has translation MSDIVLNWKFSDDSVVEPEAVAKARQQSLELGIDAIAPSVGAQAAVLAAATGARSMLEVGTGAGVSGLWLLTGAPGAMLTSIDTEVDHLQHAKANFLEAKIPANRVRLITGKAGDVLPRMNENSYDIVFIDADPQSVIEYVEHGLRLARPGGTVLVAHALWRGRVADPAKRDDVATGFRTLLSEIASSNAVISALSPVGDGLLQITKLRA, from the coding sequence GTGTCTGACATCGTATTGAACTGGAAATTCTCCGACGACTCTGTCGTGGAGCCCGAAGCTGTGGCGAAGGCCCGACAGCAGTCTCTGGAGCTCGGAATCGACGCGATTGCGCCGTCCGTCGGTGCCCAGGCGGCCGTGCTGGCCGCCGCAACCGGTGCGCGCAGCATGCTCGAGGTGGGCACGGGAGCGGGCGTCTCCGGGCTGTGGCTTCTCACCGGCGCACCCGGGGCCATGCTCACCTCGATAGACACCGAGGTTGACCACCTGCAGCACGCCAAGGCCAATTTTCTCGAAGCCAAAATACCCGCCAACCGGGTACGCCTCATCACCGGTAAAGCCGGCGATGTGTTGCCGCGCATGAACGAGAACTCCTACGACATTGTCTTCATCGATGCCGACCCGCAGTCGGTCATCGAGTACGTAGAACACGGCCTGCGCCTCGCCCGGCCCGGCGGAACCGTGCTGGTAGCTCACGCGCTCTGGCGTGGCCGCGTGGCCGATCCGGCGAAGCGCGACGACGTGGCGACGGGCTTTCGCACGCTGCTCTCCGAGATCGCCTCGTCGAACGCTGTGATCAGCGCCCTGTCCCCCGTCGGTGACGGGCTGCTTCAGATCACTAAGCTTCGCGCCTGA
- a CDS encoding twin-arginine translocase TatA/TatE family subunit, translated as MFGLTFEKILIIGIIAVFLLGPDKLPLYAAQLGRLVRQLRDMANGAKDRIRDEMGPEFDELDWKKLDPRQYDPRRIIREALTEETPLKEQSATLSRASPAAASLLGTAALSSLGPRTPSSVTRAPFDTEAT; from the coding sequence ATGTTTGGTTTGACGTTTGAGAAGATCCTCATCATTGGGATCATCGCCGTCTTCCTGCTCGGACCCGATAAATTGCCGCTCTACGCGGCTCAACTCGGCCGCTTGGTGCGGCAGTTGCGCGACATGGCCAACGGGGCCAAGGACCGCATCCGAGACGAGATGGGCCCGGAGTTCGATGAACTCGACTGGAAGAAACTCGATCCGCGCCAGTATGACCCGCGTCGCATCATTCGGGAAGCCCTCACCGAGGAAACGCCGCTTAAGGAACAATCCGCCACCCTGTCCCGCGCGAGCCCAGCCGCCGCGTCACTGCTGGGTACCGCGGCGCTCAGTTCCCTGGGCCCCCGCACCCCGTCGTCGGTGACGCGTGCCCCCTTCGACACCGAGGCCACCTAA
- a CDS encoding CopG family transcriptional regulator, which yields MKTAISLPDAIFERASRRASDLGMSRSEFFARAATNYLDELDSHSVTAQINAALAQIDEVDDSTSAAVAAGHRILRLDATEW from the coding sequence ATGAAGACCGCGATTTCCCTCCCCGATGCCATCTTCGAGCGCGCGTCTCGCCGAGCGAGCGATCTCGGAATGAGCCGGTCGGAGTTCTTCGCAAGAGCAGCCACGAATTATCTTGACGAGTTGGATTCCCATTCGGTCACGGCGCAGATCAATGCGGCCCTGGCCCAGATCGATGAGGTCGATGACTCCACCAGTGCTGCAGTCGCGGCCGGGCACCGCATACTTCGTCTGGACGCCACCGAGTGGTGA
- a CDS encoding type II toxin-antitoxin system PemK/MazF family toxin: MVIERGALYWADLGEANGSRPAYRRPVLVVQSAAYNESRLATVLVVVITTNTSLAAMPGNVFLPSTATSLPQDSVINVTALVTVNKTDLSEYAGHIPDGLLADVDRGLRGVLNL; this comes from the coding sequence GTGGTGATCGAGCGCGGAGCTCTCTACTGGGCAGATCTGGGAGAGGCCAACGGCAGCCGTCCGGCCTATCGGCGACCGGTTCTCGTAGTGCAATCCGCGGCGTACAACGAGAGTAGGTTAGCCACGGTTCTCGTCGTTGTCATCACCACAAACACCTCACTGGCAGCAATGCCAGGGAACGTGTTTCTTCCGTCGACCGCCACGAGCCTGCCTCAGGACTCGGTTATCAACGTCACTGCGCTGGTCACCGTGAACAAAACGGATCTCAGTGAATACGCCGGGCACATCCCCGACGGTCTCCTCGCTGATGTCGACCGGGGTCTACGCGGAGTGCTCAACCTCTAG